TCGTCGCGAACAGCAGGTTGTCGAGCCGGTAATCACCATGGACGAGCCCGAAGCAGTCGGGCCGTCCGAGCATCCATGGAGCGACGCGCGGCGCGAACGCGCGCAGCACCTCCGCATCATCCTCGGGGGTTCCGTATCGCTCGATGAACGGCTCGACCATCATCCCGAACCCGAAGCCCATACCCTCCGCAGCCTCCGCGCCGAACGGTGCGAGACCTTCGATAGCCCGCAACGACTCGTCGCACCACCGGGGGCCGTGCAGACCCGCGAGGTTCACCACGGCATCGCGCGCCTCCACGGCGGAACACCCGGCTATCTGGTCGCCCTGCTCGGCGGGTGCCATGTCCTCGAGGAGCAGCACGAAGCTCTTCCCGTCGTCACTCGCCACCGCGCAGTAACACTCCGGCGCGCGCACCGCCACCGTCTGCGCAATGTCGCGGTAGAAGCGAACCTCGGTCGCGTACGTGGTCGCGCCACCTTCGCGGACCTGCGGGTCGGGGCTCGGCAGCTTCGCGATCATGCTCGCGGGGCCCTGACCGGTCGAGTACTGCAACGCCAGCCGGTAGCAGCTCGACATCTGCCCGGTGCCGACCGCCGAGTGCCACACGTCACTCACCGTCGCGTCGAGTCCACTCGCCCTGAGCGCGTGCGTGCGCAGCGCCCCGGTGAGCGCCCCGGTGAGCCAGGCGGGCGTCAGCTCATCAGGGGTGTCGACCGGCTCGGGGCCGGTGCGTGGGGCAGCCCCCACGTCACGCCTTCGCCGGTGCCGGATCCAGGAAGCCCGTAAGACCGGTCTTCGCGTGCGGCCCTATCAGCGCTTGCTCGAGCACACCGATACCGGTGCGGCCAGCTTCTCCACCCGACCCGGCCATGCGCGCGACGACGACGTTCTGCATGTGCCAGGTGGTGGGATCGGGGTCCGGGA
This is a stretch of genomic DNA from Acidimicrobiia bacterium. It encodes these proteins:
- a CDS encoding phosphotransferase — translated: MGAAPRTGPEPVDTPDELTPAWLTGALTGALRTHALRASGLDATVSDVWHSAVGTGQMSSCYRLALQYSTGQGPASMIAKLPSPDPQVREGGATTYATEVRFYRDIAQTVAVRAPECYCAVASDDGKSFVLLLEDMAPAEQGDQIAGCSAVEARDAVVNLAGLHGPRWCDESLRAIEGLAPFGAEAAEGMGFGFGMMVEPFIERYGTPEDDAEVLRAFAPRVAPWMLGRPDCFGLVHGDYRLDNLLFATSAGGPPCTAVDWQLVAIGLPARDVGYFIGTGLKAEERAVNERGLVAAYHDALVGYGVHGYSFEQCWDDYRYGLFQGPLIIVLGAMYATRTDRGDEMFAAMTERCCAAIRETDALTLL